From Musa acuminata AAA Group cultivar baxijiao chromosome BXJ3-8, Cavendish_Baxijiao_AAA, whole genome shotgun sequence, one genomic window encodes:
- the LOC135644649 gene encoding GATA transcription factor 1-like codes for MVETLEEAAAAAAGEACFADELLLLDFTSNAYHPSLAAATSVPAAGAGELQHQALLLHDFFEPSVDGLPGLPAEGEGGGEEEEEELEWLANKDAFPALETSFEIPMPSQSRSSSSSGAAAGAVGERPSPVSVLSAAASFSAPVRPRSKGRRRRRRVLAGLSPEPACITAARRATAVERRCCGHCGAEETPQWRAGPEGPKTLCNACGVRYKSGRLVPEYRPASSPTFSAAIHSNSHRRILELRRQKAARELRSNTRAPPPTLSLKQNPSPLANSFLH; via the exons ATGGTGGAGACATTggaagaggcggcggcggcggccgctgGGGAGGCCTGCTTCGCCGACGAGCTACTCCTCCTCGACTTCACCTCCAACGCTTACCACCCGTCCCTCGCCGCCGCGACGTCCGTGCCTGCCGCCGGAGCGGGGGAGTTGCAGCACCAGGCGCTCCTCCTCCACGACTTCTTCGAGCCGTCCGTCGATGGCCTCCCG GGGCTGCCGGCGGAAGGGGAAggcggaggagaggaggaggaagaggagctcGAGTGGCTCGCGAACAAGGACGCGTTCCCGGCGCTGGAGACGTCGTTCGAGATACCCATGCCGTCCCAGtcgcgcagcagcagcagcagcggcgccgCTGCGGGCGCGGTGGGGGAGCGGCCGAGCCCTGTTTCGGTCCTGTCGGCCGCGGCTTCCTTCTCCGCGCCGGTCAGACCGAGGAGCAAGggacggaggcggcggcggagggtgCTGGCCGGCCTCTCCCCGGAGCCGGCCTGCATAACCGCAGCGAGGAGAGCGACGGCGGTGGAGCGGCGCTGCTGCGGGCACTGCGGGGCGGAAGAGACGCCGCAGTGGCGGGCGGGGCCGGAGGGGCCGAAGACGCTGTGCAACGCGTGCGGCGTCAGGTACAAGTCCGGTCGCCTCGTGCCGGAGTACCGGCCGGCGAGCAGCCCCACGTTTTCCGCCGCCATCCACTCCAACTCCCACCGCCGGATCCTGGAGTTGCGCCGCCAGAAGGCTGCCCGGGAGCTGCGGAGCAACACCAGGGCGCCACCGCCCACCCTCTCGTTAAAGCAAAATCCTTCCCCCTTAGCGAACTCTTTCCTCCATTAG